AGGTCTTAGGGCGTTGGCAGGAGTTGGCCGAGAAAAAGCAGGCGTTGTCCGAGCCCTTCCGCATGGTCAAGGCGATGAAGCCCGCATCGGCCAATTCCTTTTCGCGCTCGCCGGAAATCAGGATTTCCGTCGGTATCTTCGTCTCTATCCCGCCCATCGACTCGAACAGATGGACCGGCAGGTCCTCCACCGTCCCGCCGCTGATCGGACCGATGATGTTGGTATACCAGCGTGACTTGGCGAAACTGTCGGTCAGACGCGTGGCGAATGCGAATGCCGTATTGCCCCACAGGTAACTCTCGTGGCCGTTGCTGAGCGATTCGGTGTAATTGAAGACCTTCGCCGGGTTCGCCTCCTGACTGTAGGGCAGCCGCAGCAGAAACCGCGGCAAGCAGAGACCGACGGATCGAGCATCCTCGGAATCGCGGAAGGCGTTCCATTTGATGTACTGTGGGCCTTCAAAATGCGTCTTCAAATCTCTAAGGTTCGGCAGGCGGAGAAAACTCTCCATGCCGAAGAATTTCGGTCCGGCCGCCGCAAGGAACGGGGCATGCGCCATCGTGGCCACACTAGCGACATACTGCAGCAGCTTGACGTCCTGCGGGCCCGGACCGAAGTCATAATTGGCGATCATGGCGCCGATGGGATTTCCGCCGAACGTGCCGAACTCGGCCGTGTACAGATGCTTGTACAGGGCGGACTTGGTGACATCCGGCGCCTCCAAAAAATCGGTCAGCAATTCTTCTTTCGACACGTTCAAGATCTCGAACTGGATGTTTTCTCGAAACTCGGTCCGCTCCACGGCCAGCTTCAGCCCGCGCCACGCGGATTCCAACTTCTGAAACGTCGCGTGATGCAGGATGGCGTCGACCTGTGCGCTGAGTTTTCTGTCCAACTCGGCGATCATATCGACGACCATGGCCTGGTTGACCTTCATATCCTTCCGCTCCGGCACGAGGAGGGCCCGTACGATCGCCTCAAGGCCCTGTCTCGCCGGAGAATAGGCTTCTTCTTGCGGACGGATATCGATGGACGCCAACATCTGCTCGATCAAGCTGGGTTCGGCTTCTGCCACCGGTGTTTTGGTGGATGGGGTCTCTTGTGTTTCCGCCATGGCCTGTCCTCCTCCGGCATGAATAGACTATCGCGGTTCTCCCGCGCCCAATTCTTTGAGCAAGCGCTCACGCGCCTCCACGTCACTGAGCAAACTGTCGATCTTTTTTTTGAAGGCCGGCACATTGCCGAGGGGGCCCTTCAACGACTGCAATGCCGCCCGCAGCTCCAGCAGCTTATTGAGTTCCGGAACCTGTTGCGCGATCGAGTCGGGGCTGAAATCCTTCAAGCCGTTGATGCGAATGGCGACCGGAAGATCCTCGCCCTCTTTGCCGGAAAGTCGATTCGGCACCGTCATCGACAACTCCAGACTCAGACTCCGCATCCTCTCGTCGAAATTGCTCTTGTCGACTCCAATTTTCTTTCTGTCCTCTAACGGCGTATCGTCAGGCCTCAACGTGAAATCACCCATAAACACCATTTTCAAGGGCAGTTCCTTTTCTTCCGGGACACCCTCCGTGGCGGGTTTGAAGACGATATTGACTCTCTCTTCCGGTGCCACCGACCCTTCTTTGCCACCTGCCATGGCGCGCTCCTTCCTGTGTGAATCCTCGCAAGGAGGACTCGCTGGTTGACGCTATCGTTCGACTCGTGCCGATTGGTGTTTGCCTTCCATATCCAAGCCCGACAGCATGTCCACCCGGGAAATGCGGCGGTGAACCGCCTCGGCCCGATCGGCCCATTCCGCCGCGGGTGGCCTTGCGTCCTTCAGCAACTGCTGGAGGACCTGCCACATCGTCTTCCACACATCGACCGACAAGGTCGGTTCCCAGGCGTCGAGGGCAAACCGTACGATGGCCTCATCGAGGCCTTCCAGTTGCGACAGCGCGACTTTGAGATGCCCGGCCAGGAGACAGAGCTTGGCCGCATCCAGTCTCAACAGAAACCGCTCTCGTTCCGAGCAGGAGCCGGCTGATTCGTTCTGCAACAGCGCGATCGCTTCTTTCAGGCGTCCCTGCTCCGCCAACGTCGCGGCTTGCACATACAGGTCGTCAAGCCGGTTGCCCTCCAGCCCAGGCTTAATCGCGCCTCCTCTCTCGGAATCTGTCACATCAGCGGTGGTGCCCTGCAGTGCACCGATCCATTGTCTGGTCTCTTCGTCTGCAAAGGGCATATCGTCGGAAAATCGGCAGCCCGCGAGTTCCGGCAGTCGCTCGATCAAGGTTCTGACCTCATCTTCCATCGCTGTTTTTGCCTGCCGGTACGACGCTCCGAGTTGGCCCAACGCACGAGCCGCCATCCGATGGGGGTCAAGCCAGAACGGGGTCTCGGGACATTGCGACTCGATCTGCTCCAGAAGTTGAGCCCATACCCCCTTGGCATACAGCTCTTGGTATCGGTGGACGACATGAGGGGTGGGCGGAGGGATGCGCGACAAGCCATCGTCAATGGGTGAGGGCATCTGAAGCGTCGCCCACATGGTGGCCCGCACCAAGCGATAGGGCCACGGCAACGAGGAGTCTTGGCCCCTTGCGAACAGAGCGGCGCGCCGAATAAGGTCTCCGGCTTCGCGCAATGCATTGCGACAATCGTCCGCCGTGGTGATGGAGCGCGGCCCACCGGAGGTGGTCGGTGGCCCGGCCGCTCCGTGACTCTCTTGGCCCTTGCCTTCCGGCTTCGGTTCGGGCTGCCCCAGCTGTTCGATCTGCCGTGCGATTTCATTCCGCAGTCCCGCAAAACCGGGGGCCTTGTCCGCTGCCTTCTCGACGAGCAGCGTCTCAAGCACACGCAGGAGTTCTTCGCAGGTCCGCAACGGGTCGAGATCGTGAGACGAGAACCCTCTCTCGCCAAAGGCCGTTTGGAGTCTGCCCTCCAACCAGACCAGCACGTCCATGCGCTTCTGCACTCGCTTGGCTTCCGGATAGAGCGAATCCCAGTACCGGGCCAGCATGTCTCGCAAGCAAGCCAGTCCGGCTGCGAGCCCTGGAATCCCTTCTTCATGCAATAAGCCGAGACAGGCATAGGCCGCCGCCAAGAGGTCTTTCGATTTGTCGGCCAGGACTATCCGCCCCCCCGCCACAACTTGCCTCCAGTTCACCTGTTCGTGGGAGAGAGACTCCAGCTTTTGGATCTCATCCTGCATGGAGAGAAAGTCGGCATCGTCCCGGACAGGGTTGCCGGCGGGTGCATCGGCGCGAATGGGTTTGGCTCCGATGGCCTGCCACTCCATGGTTAAGTCGGTCACCATGTCGTCGTTCGCCTTTCGCTCCCCTCACCCATGGCTTCCATCAGGGGCATTTGAACTTCGCAAAGAAACCCGGGGCGAAGGGATGTTTCACATGCTCCGCCTTCAAATCAAACCGGATGACCACGGGATCCTTCATGCCGATCGAGAATTTCCAGGACAACCGGTATTCCGTCGGACTGATCGGAACAGGGCGGCCTTCCTGCAGCATCCTGAACAGCCCCCACCGCCCTTCATACTGTTTCGTGTAGCTCTTGCGCTGCGCTTCATCGGTGCCGACCGCGATCTGCAGCAGCGCTCCGCGTTCGTCCGAACGGCCGGTCCATTGGAACGGCGTGTAGAATTCCGGACCCATTTGATAGGTCAGTTCTTGCCCCTCAATCATCAGGCGAATTTCACTCAAGCCCACCCCGCCGGTCGCATGGGGCTTCAGCTCGAAGGGAACTTTTGGCTCCGGACTGCCCGAGGGGAACAGGGCGTCCGAAATGACCTTCACTTGCTGGAGAGCGGTTCCGGGGACGGTATCGGCAGAGGCCCCCGTCTTCGCAATTTCCTCTGCGGAGACCGGACTGACGTTCGACTTGTAAAACGCCAGCAACCGCCCGCTTTGAGGATTGAAGAAATCGATCAAGTTGGGAATCGTCACTTCATCCGCGCTGTCCGGACGGAATGGGTACAGACTTCCGATCGCCTGGGCACAATCTCGACTGAGTTCCTGCCTCTTTTCCACATCGACCATGTGGATCGGCTGCAGGAGAAGCTGTTCCGCTGAGGATCGAATCCTTTGATCGAGACGGCCCGTGATGGCCGCCAGGCGGTGTTCGGCCTGCAGTTGCTCGGAGGAAGGCGCGCCCCCCTCCACGCTTCGGCTTAAGGCATCCCGTAACTGTTGCAACTCCTGCATATACTGTTTCAACGGCGCCCCCTGGTTTTCTGGGCAGGACACGACGAATTCATGCAGGGAATGAAACGCTTCCGCGACGGGATGCGGCGAAGCACTGCCGTGAATCCAACCTTTGCTGACATCGCACACAAAGTCCGACAATTTGCTGAACGACGTGTGTTCGTCCACCGCCTTCAGCAGCGCGACGAGGACGGAGTTCTCCTGCGTCAACCCTTGCAGGAGCGTGATCGTCTCTT
Above is a genomic segment from Nitrospira defluvii containing:
- the tssC gene encoding type VI secretion system contractile sheath large subunit, translating into MAETQETPSTKTPVAEAEPSLIEQMLASIDIRPQEEAYSPARQGLEAIVRALLVPERKDMKVNQAMVVDMIAELDRKLSAQVDAILHHATFQKLESAWRGLKLAVERTEFRENIQFEILNVSKEELLTDFLEAPDVTKSALYKHLYTAEFGTFGGNPIGAMIANYDFGPGPQDVKLLQYVASVATMAHAPFLAAAGPKFFGMESFLRLPNLRDLKTHFEGPQYIKWNAFRDSEDARSVGLCLPRFLLRLPYSQEANPAKVFNYTESLSNGHESYLWGNTAFAFATRLTDSFAKSRWYTNIIGPISGGTVEDLPVHLFESMGGIETKIPTEILISGEREKELADAGFIALTMRKGSDNACFFSANSCQRPKTFGQSAEGKVAEANYRLGTQLPYLFIVNRLAHYLKVLQTEQLGSTKDRADLERELNTWISQYVSAQDVVTPEVRRRRPLRDAQVTVSDVEGNPGWYRVDLKVVPHIKYMGAFFTLSLVGRLDKKK
- the tssB gene encoding type VI secretion system contractile sheath small subunit; the encoded protein is MAGGKEGSVAPEERVNIVFKPATEGVPEEKELPLKMVFMGDFTLRPDDTPLEDRKKIGVDKSNFDERMRSLSLELSMTVPNRLSGKEGEDLPVAIRINGLKDFSPDSIAQQVPELNKLLELRAALQSLKGPLGNVPAFKKKIDSLLSDVEARERLLKELGAGEPR
- the tssA gene encoding type VI secretion system protein TssA encodes the protein MVTDLTMEWQAIGAKPIRADAPAGNPVRDDADFLSMQDEIQKLESLSHEQVNWRQVVAGGRIVLADKSKDLLAAAYACLGLLHEEGIPGLAAGLACLRDMLARYWDSLYPEAKRVQKRMDVLVWLEGRLQTAFGERGFSSHDLDPLRTCEELLRVLETLLVEKAADKAPGFAGLRNEIARQIEQLGQPEPKPEGKGQESHGAAGPPTTSGGPRSITTADDCRNALREAGDLIRRAALFARGQDSSLPWPYRLVRATMWATLQMPSPIDDGLSRIPPPTPHVVHRYQELYAKGVWAQLLEQIESQCPETPFWLDPHRMAARALGQLGASYRQAKTAMEDEVRTLIERLPELAGCRFSDDMPFADEETRQWIGALQGTTADVTDSERGGAIKPGLEGNRLDDLYVQAATLAEQGRLKEAIALLQNESAGSCSERERFLLRLDAAKLCLLAGHLKVALSQLEGLDEAIVRFALDAWEPTLSVDVWKTMWQVLQQLLKDARPPAAEWADRAEAVHRRISRVDMLSGLDMEGKHQSARVER